The Paenibacillus macerans genome includes a window with the following:
- a CDS encoding conjugal transfer protein TrbL family protein — translation MEKILLLLIVAILNGALIYMDTLLKDIMPISLYAEQFMSLSTGVDLAESLYDILFSFGIALMILKFLKKGFEIYVLWTDGDPDEEPLFLLTNFFRAMAVAVCFPTIYSWLAQIVEELTDLLLNAIGQSTSYDWQVWVEAISSAGLVTAIFGLIFVICFFILYFQFLMRGLEMFILRVGIPLACAGLLDNDRGVFRAYAQKFMQSMLAVVIQIALAKLGVGLMLQNHVFWGMACMVLAIRTPRFLSDFLITTGGGGGIVNNVYHSVRLVGMARKMMKAG, via the coding sequence AATTTACATGGACACACTGTTAAAAGACATTATGCCGATTTCCTTATACGCGGAACAGTTCATGTCGCTATCAACCGGCGTGGACCTCGCCGAAAGCTTGTACGACATTTTGTTTTCGTTTGGCATCGCTCTAATGATTCTCAAGTTTTTAAAGAAAGGATTTGAAATCTATGTACTGTGGACGGACGGCGACCCTGACGAAGAACCGCTATTTTTGCTAACCAACTTTTTCCGGGCGATGGCGGTTGCCGTTTGTTTTCCCACCATCTACTCTTGGCTTGCTCAAATTGTGGAAGAACTGACCGATTTGCTGCTTAACGCGATTGGGCAATCGACCAGTTATGACTGGCAAGTCTGGGTAGAGGCCATCAGTTCGGCGGGGCTTGTAACCGCGATTTTTGGGCTCATTTTTGTCATCTGCTTTTTCATTCTCTATTTTCAATTCCTGATGCGGGGACTGGAAATGTTCATCTTGCGTGTCGGGATTCCGCTTGCTTGCGCCGGACTGCTAGACAATGACCGAGGCGTCTTTCGCGCTTACGCCCAAAAATTCATGCAGTCCATGTTGGCGGTCGTTATTCAGATCGCCTTGGCCAAGCTAGGCGTCGGGCTGATGCTGCAAAACCACGTATTCTGGGGCATGGCCTGTATGGTGCTGGCTATTCGCACGCCGCGCTTCCTTTCGGATTTCTTGATTACAACAGGCGGTGGAGGCGGCATTGTGAACAATGTATACCACAGCGTCAGACTGGTTGGCATGGCTCGCAAGATGATGAAAGCCGGGTGA
- a CDS encoding HipA domain-containing protein, translating into MADAWNKKYLLKHKNVPVAEIELDEATGAISAIGDVYDERHVPIGIPVKKGRIDRSALNEWWRGRAIPASRDGIKEALIELKLATTQKLLDKSLGLSLSDQYWICPSDSDVDWSRVNFFDNAFSEDVGNVLLGRGIQDESLSLMSPDNTSDGWLKKKWTILDGKRCLIKGGSGAIQQEPYNEVLASRLMQRLGIPHVTYSLLVQDNYPFSVCDNFITPQTELVTAWYVMQTRQKPNHISVYQHYVNCCEALGIPGIVDALDRMIVVDYLIANEDRHQNNFGVIRNAETLEWIGAAPIYDSGSSLWFTKPQALISPTVKLTCKPFKNDHNEQIKLVTSFDWLDLSLLRGLDEEFREILKGSLFIDDARCDALCSALQKRVDMLAEIVHSRTPRYWVDDRSADVLENTAYSGELSDDDWEPEQ; encoded by the coding sequence ATGGCGGATGCATGGAACAAAAAATATTTGTTAAAACACAAAAACGTTCCGGTTGCGGAGATCGAGCTTGACGAAGCGACCGGCGCCATTTCCGCTATCGGCGATGTGTATGACGAACGCCACGTTCCCATTGGAATACCGGTCAAAAAAGGACGCATTGATCGTTCAGCACTCAATGAATGGTGGCGGGGCCGCGCCATTCCTGCCAGCCGGGACGGCATTAAGGAAGCTCTGATCGAGTTGAAGCTGGCCACGACCCAAAAGCTGCTGGATAAAAGTTTGGGCCTCAGTTTGTCCGACCAATATTGGATTTGCCCCTCAGATTCAGATGTCGATTGGTCGCGAGTCAATTTTTTCGACAACGCTTTTTCTGAAGATGTCGGGAATGTGTTGCTCGGCAGAGGCATACAGGATGAAAGTTTAAGCTTGATGTCGCCGGATAACACTTCGGATGGCTGGTTAAAAAAGAAATGGACGATCTTGGATGGGAAACGTTGTCTCATCAAGGGCGGAAGCGGTGCCATTCAACAGGAACCTTATAATGAAGTGCTGGCCAGCCGATTAATGCAGCGGCTCGGTATTCCCCATGTTACTTATTCGCTGCTTGTACAGGACAATTATCCATTTAGCGTCTGTGACAATTTCATCACGCCGCAGACGGAACTGGTGACGGCCTGGTATGTGATGCAGACCCGGCAAAAACCGAATCACATTTCGGTTTATCAACATTACGTGAATTGCTGCGAGGCATTAGGCATTCCCGGCATCGTCGATGCGTTAGATCGGATGATTGTCGTGGATTATCTTATTGCCAATGAGGACAGGCACCAAAATAACTTCGGCGTCATTCGGAATGCGGAAACGCTGGAATGGATCGGGGCCGCTCCGATTTACGACAGCGGGTCTTCTCTGTGGTTTACCAAGCCGCAGGCGCTCATTTCGCCAACGGTTAAACTGACCTGCAAGCCCTTCAAAAATGATCATAACGAGCAAATCAAACTGGTTACATCCTTTGACTGGCTGGATTTGTCCCTACTTCGTGGGCTGGATGAAGAGTTTAGGGAAATCCTGAAGGGTTCGCTGTTTATTGACGATGCACGATGCGATGCTCTTTGCTCCGCCTTGCAAAAGCGGGTAGACATGCTTGCCGAAATTGTGCATTCCCGCACGCCCCGCTATTGGGTGGATGATCGAAGCGCTGATGTCCTGGAGAATACAGCTTATAGCGGCGAGCTATCCGATGACGATTGGGAACCTGAACAATGA
- a CDS encoding prepilin peptidase, with protein MMLTLLIAKGLLFGTLLLAASYHDIRTREIPNRLPLAIFGTGMLQVSLISAVSGLVVAGLPFLLAAIITNGKIGGGDIKLMAASGFVLGPIGALMQSILGLSLALFFAAGLAIRGGKAKAAKTPLPLAPFLSAGGFAAFWLLHFC; from the coding sequence ATGATGCTTACACTTCTGATTGCCAAAGGTTTGTTGTTCGGTACCCTGCTTCTAGCGGCCAGCTACCATGACATCCGAACCCGTGAAATCCCCAATAGGTTGCCGCTCGCGATCTTCGGCACTGGCATGCTGCAAGTTTCCCTGATCTCAGCCGTTTCCGGGCTTGTTGTCGCCGGCCTTCCCTTTTTGCTTGCGGCTATCATTACCAACGGGAAGATCGGCGGCGGCGATATCAAGCTTATGGCGGCTTCCGGCTTTGTGCTGGGACCTATCGGCGCCTTAATGCAAAGCATCTTAGGTTTGTCGCTTGCACTCTTCTTTGCCGCCGGACTTGCTATTCGCGGCGGCAAAGCAAAAGCCGCAAAAACTCCCTTGCCGCTGGCCCCTTTTCTTTCGGCCGGCGGTTTTGCGGCGTTTTGGCTACTCCATTTTTGTTGA
- the cpaB gene encoding Flp pilus assembly protein CpaB, with protein MNWFKNRSILGACCIILSLILCLGIAPLLNRSASKTVAIVRVIEDVDKGIPIKSEQLETVEVGAFHLPQEVLKSVDDVVGKYAATDLKKGDYLLPSKLSAVPLDAYLTRLDGQKQALSVTIKSLAAGLSGKLQPGDIISLIAADYGELRTTTLPPELKYVEVLSVTTSSGLDAQTGNSGETPEDDRELPSTITLHVLPEQAVLLTDIETKGKLHAALVYRGDAKTSQMFIDKQDEYFTSKQANTEDLAHE; from the coding sequence ATGAATTGGTTCAAAAATCGCTCCATCCTTGGAGCATGCTGCATTATCCTCTCCCTGATTCTTTGCCTCGGCATTGCCCCGCTGCTTAATCGAAGTGCCAGCAAAACGGTTGCTATTGTGCGGGTTATCGAAGACGTAGACAAAGGAATACCAATCAAATCCGAACAGTTGGAAACCGTTGAAGTGGGGGCTTTCCATCTGCCTCAAGAGGTACTGAAATCCGTCGACGATGTGGTCGGAAAGTATGCTGCGACGGACCTCAAAAAGGGGGACTACTTGCTGCCGTCCAAGCTATCGGCTGTTCCGCTTGATGCTTACCTGACTCGGCTGGATGGACAAAAACAAGCTTTGTCTGTCACGATCAAAAGTCTTGCGGCAGGGCTGTCGGGCAAGCTGCAGCCCGGCGACATTATCAGTTTGATAGCCGCCGACTACGGCGAGCTCCGCACGACAACCCTGCCCCCGGAACTGAAATATGTGGAGGTGTTGTCGGTAACGACCAGCAGCGGTCTCGACGCGCAGACCGGAAACAGCGGGGAAACTCCCGAGGATGACAGGGAACTGCCTTCCACAATTACTCTTCACGTGCTACCGGAGCAAGCGGTGCTTCTGACCGACATCGAAACCAAAGGCAAACTGCATGCAGCACTCGTTTATCGCGGAGATGCAAAAACCTCACAGATGTTCATCGACAAACAGGATGAATATTTTACGTCCAAACAAGCAAACACGGAGGACCTTGCCCATGAGTAA
- a CDS encoding CpaF/VirB11 family protein, with protein sequence MNQAALYFSSQSKPFDDVLKEVQVYLSGKYATLLSRHPAEQKQQLIAYINQYLIDHRLHVPGFSFDELADRLYAEMVEYSFLTRYLFSREVEEININSYNDVKISYTDGRILPADEQFSSPEHALNVIRRLLHQSDMILDYSQPIVRGHLANNIRITVFGAPVTDKDKGISASIRIVNPQKLVREDFIRGGTATGDMLDFLSLCLRYGLSICVTGATGSGKTTLMSWLLSTIPYDKRIFTIENGTREFDLVITDDDGSVLNNVVHTVTRSSEDPRQNIDQEKLLEYALTANPDVICVGEMKSAEAFAAQEAARTGHTVITTTHANSCLATYYRMVTLCTQKYEMNDKTLYNLVTEAFPIVLFVKKLEDNVRRIMEITECRILPDGTREIVPLYRYAVRSTKQNAGQIRIEGDFEKVNDISSGLQKRLVENGLPLSVLEQLVERGEEL encoded by the coding sequence GTGAATCAAGCCGCCCTTTACTTTTCCAGCCAATCCAAACCGTTTGACGACGTATTGAAAGAAGTGCAAGTCTATCTTTCGGGTAAATATGCGACGTTGCTCAGCCGTCATCCGGCTGAACAAAAGCAGCAGCTAATCGCCTATATCAACCAGTACCTAATCGACCATCGCCTGCATGTACCGGGATTTTCTTTTGATGAATTGGCCGATCGATTGTACGCGGAGATGGTAGAGTATTCTTTCTTGACCCGGTATCTGTTTTCACGGGAAGTCGAGGAAATCAATATCAACAGCTATAACGACGTGAAAATCAGCTACACGGATGGCCGTATATTACCTGCCGACGAGCAATTTTCTTCCCCGGAACATGCGCTCAACGTCATCCGGCGTTTGCTGCATCAGTCCGACATGATTCTCGACTACTCGCAACCTATCGTTCGCGGACACCTGGCCAACAATATCCGCATTACCGTGTTCGGTGCGCCGGTTACGGACAAAGACAAAGGCATTTCCGCTTCCATTCGGATTGTCAATCCGCAGAAGCTTGTGCGGGAGGATTTTATCCGCGGCGGCACGGCAACCGGCGATATGCTGGATTTCTTGAGTCTTTGCTTGCGATACGGCTTATCCATCTGTGTCACCGGAGCGACCGGCAGCGGTAAAACGACACTGATGAGCTGGCTGCTATCCACGATTCCATATGACAAGCGTATCTTTACAATCGAAAATGGCACCCGGGAGTTTGACCTCGTTATTACCGACGATGATGGGAGCGTATTGAACAATGTGGTGCATACGGTCACCCGTTCCAGCGAAGACCCTCGTCAAAATATCGATCAGGAGAAGCTGCTGGAATATGCCTTGACCGCCAACCCCGACGTCATTTGCGTCGGGGAAATGAAATCCGCCGAAGCTTTCGCCGCCCAGGAAGCTGCACGAACCGGCCATACGGTGATAACCACAACTCACGCCAATTCTTGCCTGGCCACGTATTATCGGATGGTAACGCTTTGTACGCAAAAATACGAAATGAACGACAAAACGCTGTATAACCTGGTGACCGAAGCATTTCCGATTGTCCTATTCGTAAAAAAGCTGGAAGATAACGTCCGCCGCATTATGGAAATCACCGAATGCCGTATTTTGCCGGATGGAACCCGGGAAATCGTACCGTTATATCGCTACGCTGTCCGCTCCACCAAGCAAAACGCCGGACAAATTCGCATTGAAGGAGATTTTGAAAAGGTAAACGATATCTCATCCGGACTGCAAAAGCGCTTAGTGGAAAACGGCTTGCCGCTATCCGTTCTTGAGCAATTGGTAGAAAGAGGTGAAGAGCTTTGA
- a CDS encoding type II secretion system F family protein, with product MTFLLLLSFIGLSAGILLLLRLSPRLLFQELADRMQHRQTRKLPIGRQIRMVQKPKKLKGWQATIAEARAILQQTGHGERIGWLFVLSLSLAVGGAMLALLLSNVWLLPVLTGGFAMLPFWIVLFAATFYKKRLHAELETALSVVTTSYLRSENIISAVEENLPYLHPPVSDVFQAFLAESKLIHTNLRLALTQLRGRIDNGVFQEWCDALMACQEDRTLKTTLMPIVTKLSDMRVVSAELDVALYEPLKEFLTMALLLIGNIPLLYFLNRDWYSALMHTPPGQIVLALCVFTLLISLAAAIRLTRPLEYKR from the coding sequence TTGACGTTCTTGCTGCTGCTCTCCTTTATCGGGTTGTCCGCTGGCATCCTGCTTCTGCTCCGCTTGTCCCCCCGGCTGTTATTTCAGGAGCTTGCCGACCGAATGCAGCACCGGCAAACCCGCAAACTGCCAATCGGCCGACAAATCCGCATGGTGCAAAAGCCGAAAAAGCTGAAAGGTTGGCAGGCTACCATTGCCGAGGCTAGAGCCATCTTGCAGCAAACCGGCCACGGGGAGCGGATCGGATGGCTGTTCGTCCTCTCACTTTCGCTCGCTGTCGGCGGCGCAATGTTGGCGCTGCTGCTCAGCAATGTCTGGCTGCTGCCTGTACTCACAGGCGGCTTTGCTATGTTGCCGTTCTGGATCGTATTGTTTGCTGCCACATTCTATAAAAAGCGGCTTCACGCCGAACTCGAAACGGCGTTATCCGTCGTAACGACTTCTTATCTGCGGAGCGAGAACATTATATCTGCCGTAGAAGAAAATCTGCCTTACTTGCATCCGCCTGTTTCCGATGTGTTTCAAGCATTTCTGGCGGAATCCAAACTGATCCATACCAATCTTCGTTTAGCGCTCACGCAACTGCGCGGGCGAATTGACAATGGCGTGTTCCAGGAGTGGTGTGATGCACTTATGGCGTGCCAAGAGGACCGGACATTAAAAACAACGCTGATGCCGATCGTGACCAAGCTGTCGGATATGCGCGTCGTATCCGCTGAATTGGACGTGGCGCTGTACGAACCGCTTAAAGAGTTTCTGACTATGGCGCTATTGCTTATCGGCAATATTCCGCTGCTTTATTTCCTGAACCGGGACTGGTACAGCGCGTTAATGCACACGCCCCCCGGTCAAATTGTGCTGGCGCTATGCGTCTTTACTCTACTGATCTCGTTGGCTGCGGCTATCCGACTGACGCGCCCGTTAGAGTACAAACGATAG
- a CDS encoding JAB domain-containing protein, with the protein MDDLASMGKYAREFIQSVHKLTQIPLRKLERYGSSNNLMNVLERPFALEPTALQLKKLDQLNAFLRAYRILKWEEEHAKQVIRSPHDAGSYFNALLEGVRDRERFMVAFLDNGNHIIETRTLAEGGIDQAPIYPRYILKAALNCDCASMILAHNHPGGTMRPTAEDILLTKRLVDIFEPLNIDILDHIIIGNTGYVSLAELGKLPKIAERVANYEAITTNVMEQVEWPSYNDSLKPWFANQAPLEEDWER; encoded by the coding sequence ATGGACGACCTCGCCTCCATGGGGAAATATGCTCGAGAATTTATTCAATCTGTTCATAAACTAACCCAAATCCCGCTTCGCAAACTGGAACGATACGGTTCTTCAAACAATCTGATGAACGTGCTGGAGCGCCCCTTCGCCTTGGAACCTACCGCTTTGCAGTTAAAAAAACTCGATCAGCTCAATGCCTTTCTTCGGGCCTATCGAATCCTGAAATGGGAAGAGGAACACGCCAAGCAAGTCATACGTTCCCCGCATGACGCGGGAAGTTACTTTAACGCGCTGCTGGAAGGTGTCCGGGATCGGGAGCGATTTATGGTTGCCTTTTTGGACAACGGCAATCACATCATTGAAACGCGCACGCTTGCCGAGGGCGGCATCGACCAGGCTCCTATTTATCCGCGTTATATTTTGAAAGCAGCGCTCAACTGCGACTGTGCTTCGATGATTTTGGCTCACAATCATCCCGGCGGCACGATGAGGCCCACTGCCGAAGATATCCTGCTAACGAAACGCTTGGTCGACATTTTTGAACCATTAAACATCGATATTCTTGACCATATCATTATCGGGAATACCGGTTACGTTTCTCTAGCCGAACTGGGAAAATTGCCAAAAATCGCTGAGAGAGTTGCAAATTATGAAGCCATTACCACGAATGTCATGGAACAGGTAGAATGGCCTTCCTACAATGATTCTTTGAAACCCTGGTTCGCCAATCAAGCCCCTCTTGAAGAGGACTGGGAACGGTAA